A genomic region of Dactylococcopsis salina PCC 8305 contains the following coding sequences:
- a CDS encoding pentapeptide repeat-containing protein: MRTIVKLSLIVSAIALFVMSSPVFAATPRAVRSFDEAVQAETEDFSGESLIEAEFYDEELERADFHNANLEAAVFNGANLTNANWQGVNFTNGIAYLTDFTGVDFTNAILTEAMMLRSTFNDATVEGVDFTNAVVDRLQVKRLCERASGVNPTTGVSTRESLGCR; encoded by the coding sequence ATGCGAACGATTGTAAAATTGAGTTTAATTGTGAGCGCGATCGCGCTTTTTGTCATGTCCTCACCCGTTTTCGCCGCCACTCCCCGCGCGGTTCGTTCTTTTGATGAAGCGGTACAAGCAGAAACTGAGGATTTTTCTGGGGAATCTCTCATTGAGGCAGAATTTTATGATGAGGAATTAGAAAGGGCTGACTTCCACAATGCGAATTTAGAAGCGGCGGTTTTCAATGGTGCGAATTTAACCAATGCCAATTGGCAAGGGGTGAATTTTACCAATGGCATCGCTTACTTAACGGATTTTACAGGGGTTGACTTTACTAACGCCATCCTCACCGAAGCGATGATGTTACGTTCGACATTTAATGACGCAACTGTGGAAGGAGTAGATTTTACCAACGCAGTGGTCGATCGATTACAGGTAAAAAGACTTTGTGAAAGAGCATCTGGGGTTAATCCGACTACTGGTGTCTCCACAAGAGAATCTCTGGGTTGTCGCTAA
- the trpD gene encoding anthranilate phosphoribosyltransferase gives MTNPTVWSTLLQQLLDRASLSQEQAAALMTGWLNEEIPPVLSGAILAAIEAKGVSPEELAGMAQVLQQQSLQQNIIAHNHPVIDTCGTGGDGASTFNISTAVAFVVAAAGVKVAKHGNRSASSKVGSADVLEGLGVNLNSPMTQTENALEAVGITFLFAPGWHPAMKSVVPLRKTLKIRTVFNLIGPLVNPLRPTAQVMGVFDGKLIDTVTQAFQRLGMERAIVLHGRENLDEAGLAAPTDLGILDQGKIEITSINPESLNLQSFPTEALRGGELEENMNILKAVLQGKGSLPQQQVVALNASLALQVAGVVPLQDHQAGVDQAQDILNSGAAWDKLEALVKFLRART, from the coding sequence ATGACGAATCCTACCGTTTGGTCAACCCTATTACAACAACTGCTCGATCGAGCTTCTCTCTCCCAAGAACAAGCCGCCGCACTGATGACAGGATGGCTCAATGAAGAAATCCCTCCTGTGCTTTCTGGTGCAATTTTAGCCGCCATTGAAGCCAAAGGCGTTTCCCCAGAAGAACTCGCAGGGATGGCGCAAGTGTTACAACAACAATCCTTACAACAAAATATAATTGCACATAATCACCCCGTTATAGATACCTGTGGGACAGGAGGCGATGGCGCATCCACCTTTAACATTTCCACCGCAGTGGCGTTTGTGGTGGCAGCAGCAGGGGTAAAAGTCGCCAAACATGGGAATCGATCGGCATCCAGCAAAGTCGGGTCAGCAGACGTTTTAGAAGGGTTAGGGGTGAATCTCAATAGTCCAATGACGCAAACCGAAAACGCCCTCGAAGCAGTGGGAATTACGTTTTTATTTGCTCCAGGTTGGCATCCCGCGATGAAAAGTGTTGTTCCCTTGCGAAAAACCTTAAAAATCCGAACAGTTTTTAATCTCATTGGCCCGTTAGTCAATCCCCTACGCCCTACTGCACAAGTGATGGGAGTCTTTGATGGTAAACTAATTGATACAGTGACCCAAGCCTTTCAACGTTTAGGAATGGAACGGGCGATCGTGCTTCATGGGCGAGAAAACCTTGATGAAGCAGGTTTAGCCGCCCCCACTGACTTAGGCATTTTAGATCAAGGCAAAATCGAAATCACCAGCATTAATCCCGAATCCCTTAACCTACAGTCTTTTCCCACAGAAGCCTTGCGAGGAGGAGAATTAGAGGAAAATATGAACATCCTCAAAGCGGTTTTACAAGGAAAAGGTAGCCTCCCTCAACAACAAGTGGTCGCTTTAAATGCTTCCTTAGCCCTACAAGTGGCGGGAGTTGTTCCCCTCCAAGATCACCAAGCTGGTGTTGATCAGGCTCAAGATATTCTTAACAGTGGCGCAGCTTGGGACAAATTAGAAGCTCTCGTCAAGTTTCTTCGCGCTCGAACGTAA
- a CDS encoding sirohydrochlorin chelatase, giving the protein MTQIVYSPSTNETNIDLSPLPKQRPLLLIGHGTKDEQGRQTFIDFAEAYQKLDRSRPVIPCFLELTTPTIQEGVEQAVKQGYTDFSALPILLFAARHNKFDVTNELDRARSIYPEISFNYGRHFGITPSILDLWRDRLQELDAPENNPHQIPRSETVLLFVGRGSSDPDANGDVCKLARMVWEGSGYKTVETCFIGITHPRLEEGFNRARFYQPKRIIVLPYFLFTGVLVKKIFNITAQQQEQHPEISMTCLPEMGIHPNLLQVLREREIETQTGEVKMNCEMCKFRLAAGSGNVSHGHSHDHGHHHHHDHNHEAVDPYADVEQYHNKIWQAP; this is encoded by the coding sequence TTGACCCAAATCGTTTATTCACCATCAACCAACGAAACCAACATTGATCTTTCTCCTTTACCGAAACAGCGTCCGTTGTTATTAATCGGTCATGGAACAAAAGACGAACAAGGACGACAAACCTTTATTGATTTTGCGGAAGCGTATCAGAAGCTCGATCGATCTCGTCCTGTGATTCCCTGTTTTTTGGAATTAACCACTCCCACGATTCAAGAAGGGGTAGAACAAGCGGTAAAACAAGGCTACACTGATTTTTCTGCACTGCCAATTTTATTATTTGCTGCCAGACATAATAAGTTTGATGTCACCAATGAACTCGATCGAGCGCGGTCAATCTATCCTGAAATTAGCTTTAACTACGGACGACATTTTGGCATTACTCCCAGTATTTTAGACCTGTGGCGCGATCGATTACAAGAACTAGATGCTCCAGAAAATAATCCTCATCAAATCCCTCGATCGGAAACCGTGTTATTATTTGTGGGACGAGGTTCGAGTGATCCTGACGCGAACGGAGACGTTTGTAAACTAGCGAGAATGGTGTGGGAAGGAAGTGGTTATAAAACAGTAGAAACCTGTTTCATTGGCATTACCCATCCCCGCTTAGAAGAAGGATTTAACCGCGCTCGTTTTTATCAACCGAAACGAATTATTGTCCTTCCCTATTTCTTGTTTACAGGTGTTTTAGTGAAGAAAATTTTTAACATCACAGCCCAACAACAAGAACAACATCCTGAAATTTCCATGACTTGTTTACCCGAAATGGGGATTCATCCCAACCTTTTACAAGTATTAAGAGAACGGGAAATTGAAACCCAAACGGGAGAAGTCAAAATGAACTGTGAAATGTGTAAATTCCGTTTAGCTGCTGGGTCGGGAAATGTCAGTCATGGACACAGCCATGATCACGGACATCACCATCACCATGATCATAACCATGAAGCAGTTGATCCCTATGCAGACGTGGAACAGTATCATAATAAAATCTGGCAAGCCCCCTAG
- the sipA gene encoding regulatory protein SipA, with protein MTNDQTFSVGDKVKLVESPSYIKTAEPMPMLRPPNVVKVGEEGTILDRRPGDYWAVRFKNGAFLLESRYLEVVSSQENASHVDSNSENN; from the coding sequence ATGACCAATGACCAAACATTTTCTGTCGGAGATAAAGTCAAATTAGTTGAGTCTCCATCGTATATTAAAACAGCAGAACCAATGCCCATGTTACGTCCGCCGAATGTGGTAAAAGTAGGAGAAGAAGGAACAATTTTAGACCGCCGTCCTGGAGATTATTGGGCAGTCCGATTTAAAAATGGTGCATTTTTACTAGAAAGTCGTTATTTGGAGGTCGTTTCTTCTCAGGAAAACGCCTCTCATGTTGATTCTAATTCAGAAAATAATTAG
- a CDS encoding UPF0175 family protein — protein sequence MQITIEIPDDFAQRLDQTAGNLSQRLLELMVADAYSQGKINTAEVRQILQLPTRLSVHSFLKQMNIYLNYDETELKQDIQTLNQVREK from the coding sequence ATGCAAATTACCATTGAAATTCCCGATGACTTTGCTCAAAGACTAGACCAAACCGCAGGAAACCTGTCTCAACGTCTCTTAGAGCTTATGGTTGCTGATGCTTATAGCCAGGGCAAAATCAACACGGCAGAAGTCCGTCAAATTCTCCAATTGCCAACTCGTCTGAGTGTTCATTCTTTTCTGAAGCAGATGAATATTTACTTAAACTATGATGAAACTGAACTAAAACAAGATATTCAAACGCTTAATCAAGTCAGAGAAAAATGA
- a CDS encoding DUF3368 domain-containing protein, producing MIIVSDTSPICYLLLIDQIDVFYDLYKNVIIPQTVANELRASESPSVVKSWIAKPPSWLKIQSVKYSKNVKLEKLDPGEQEAILLAEQLKADLVILDDKAARRIAVERGLKIIGLLGILKDAARAELLDLETTFEQLRDAGFWVAPSLLERLLAEE from the coding sequence ATGATCATTGTTTCTGACACTTCTCCAATTTGTTACCTGTTACTAATTGACCAAATCGATGTTTTCTACGATCTCTACAAAAATGTCATTATTCCTCAAACTGTTGCCAATGAATTAAGAGCATCTGAATCTCCTTCTGTAGTCAAAAGCTGGATCGCTAAACCTCCTAGCTGGCTAAAGATACAATCCGTTAAATATTCCAAAAATGTTAAACTGGAAAAACTTGACCCCGGTGAACAAGAAGCAATTTTACTAGCTGAACAACTGAAGGCAGATTTAGTAATTTTGGATGACAAAGCAGCTAGACGCATTGCAGTGGAACGGGGCTTAAAAATTATTGGTCTTCTCGGCATTCTCAAAGATGCTGCTAGAGCAGAATTGCTAGATTTAGAAACCACCTTTGAACAGTTGCGAGATGCTGGATTTTGGGTTGCACCCAGTTTGCTGGAACGATTACTCGCTGAGGAGTAA
- the recQ gene encoding DNA helicase RecQ → MIMLPLETSLKQYFGYDQFRPGQKDVIQAVCNQQDVLVVMPTGGGKSLCYQLPALLKPGLAVVVSPLIALMQDQVESLQKNGIAATFLNSSLNPNEARSRRLSILQGNIKLLYLAPEKLVSSGAKKFLQAVSEKQGLSLFAVDEAHCISEWGHDFRPEYRQLETLRQQFPEVPTIALTATATEQVRGDIIRQLKLKPPKIQITSFDRPNLYYEVQPKQRQHYNQLFKFIRHQNGSGIVYCLSRRRVEEVAFRLEKDGISALPYHAGMTDGNRRDYQTRFLRDDVQVMVATIAFGMGIDKPDIRFVAHYDLPRNLENYYQEAGRAGRDNEPAQCLLLFGAKDIHTIEYLISQKEEEKSQRLARQQLRKMIDYAEGTDCRRTIQLSYFGEHFAGNCGNCDNCLNPKPIEDWTVEAQKFLSCVARCRERFGMSHIIDILRGSKNKKIEKNGHHLLSTYGIGKEKTTEEWRNLARSLLHQNLITETTDGYRVLKLNQRSWEILRHKRTVYIAVVKSASEKSVSSANLDIETQQLLVRLRKKRKGLADMQNTAPYMIFSDQTLKEMARLKPTQINKMTNISGVTEHKLNEYGQSFVSEIQAFLNEKRLPIPVPSQTKMKTLLLAQQGYGIEEIAETRGMKSSTISEHLSELIEMNQAIKLEQFVSKEDQEAIWEVISIVGDQSLKTIRETLGESYDYEPIKLVRAWWRRENNQQNYLC, encoded by the coding sequence ATGATCATGTTGCCTCTAGAAACTTCTCTTAAACAATACTTCGGTTATGATCAATTTCGCCCTGGACAAAAAGATGTGATTCAGGCTGTTTGCAATCAACAGGATGTTCTCGTTGTGATGCCCACTGGTGGCGGAAAGTCTCTCTGTTATCAGCTTCCTGCTTTGCTTAAACCTGGCTTGGCTGTGGTGGTTTCGCCGTTGATTGCTTTGATGCAAGATCAGGTGGAAAGTTTACAGAAAAATGGCATTGCTGCCACATTTTTAAATAGTAGCTTAAACCCAAATGAAGCTCGATCGCGCCGCCTTTCAATTTTACAAGGAAATATAAAATTACTTTATCTTGCTCCCGAAAAATTAGTGAGTTCTGGGGCAAAAAAATTCCTACAAGCGGTTTCTGAGAAACAAGGATTATCTCTTTTTGCGGTTGATGAAGCACATTGTATTTCGGAATGGGGACATGATTTTCGTCCTGAATATCGCCAGTTAGAAACCTTACGTCAACAATTTCCAGAAGTACCGACAATCGCCCTCACTGCTACCGCAACGGAACAAGTGCGTGGGGATATTATACGTCAACTGAAGCTGAAGCCGCCAAAAATACAAATTACCAGCTTCGATCGCCCTAATTTATATTATGAAGTTCAACCGAAACAGCGACAACATTACAATCAATTATTTAAGTTTATTCGTCATCAAAACGGCTCGGGAATTGTTTATTGTCTCAGTCGTCGTCGGGTGGAAGAAGTAGCATTTCGTCTCGAAAAAGATGGCATTTCTGCGCTTCCTTATCACGCGGGAATGACTGATGGGAATCGTCGCGATTATCAAACTCGTTTCTTAAGAGATGATGTCCAAGTTATGGTCGCAACTATCGCGTTTGGGATGGGAATTGATAAACCTGATATTCGTTTTGTTGCTCATTATGATTTACCTCGTAATTTAGAAAATTATTATCAAGAAGCTGGCCGAGCGGGAAGAGATAATGAACCAGCGCAATGTTTACTTTTATTTGGTGCAAAAGATATTCACACGATCGAGTATTTAATCTCACAAAAAGAGGAGGAAAAATCACAACGTCTCGCTCGACAACAACTGCGGAAAATGATTGATTATGCTGAAGGAACAGACTGTCGGCGAACCATTCAATTGAGTTATTTTGGAGAACATTTTGCTGGGAATTGTGGCAACTGTGATAATTGTTTAAACCCGAAACCGATCGAAGATTGGACAGTTGAAGCACAAAAATTTTTATCCTGTGTTGCTCGTTGTCGAGAGCGTTTTGGCATGAGTCATATTATTGATATTTTGCGCGGTTCTAAAAACAAGAAAATCGAAAAAAATGGGCATCATTTGTTATCAACTTATGGCATTGGTAAAGAGAAAACAACAGAAGAGTGGCGCAACTTAGCTCGTTCTTTACTCCATCAGAACTTAATTACAGAAACCACCGATGGTTATCGTGTTTTAAAATTAAATCAACGCAGTTGGGAGATTCTACGTCATAAACGAACGGTTTATATTGCTGTTGTTAAAAGTGCATCTGAAAAAAGTGTAAGTAGCGCAAATCTTGATATAGAAACTCAACAGTTATTAGTGCGATTACGAAAAAAGCGTAAGGGATTAGCAGATATGCAAAACACCGCACCTTACATGATTTTTTCTGACCAAACTCTTAAAGAAATGGCAAGATTAAAGCCAACTCAGATTAATAAGATGACTAACATTTCAGGCGTAACTGAGCATAAACTTAATGAATATGGACAGTCTTTTGTTTCCGAAATACAAGCATTTCTCAACGAAAAAAGATTACCGATTCCTGTTCCCTCGCAAACGAAAATGAAAACGTTACTTTTGGCTCAACAAGGTTACGGAATTGAAGAGATAGCAGAAACCAGAGGAATGAAAAGCAGCACCATTAGTGAGCATCTTTCGGAATTAATTGAAATGAATCAGGCGATTAAATTAGAGCAATTTGTTTCTAAAGAAGACCAAGAAGCCATCTGGGAAGTGATCAGTATTGTGGGTGATCAATCTTTAAAAACGATTCGAGAAACGTTGGGAGAATCCTATGATTATGAACCGATTAAATTAGTTCGTGCGTGGTGGCGTAGAGAAAATAATCAACAGAATTATTTATGTTAA
- a CDS encoding EVE domain-containing protein, translating into MNYWLLKSEPNDYSINDLEREKTVIWDGVRNYQARNFLREMQPSDVAFFYHSNVKPPAIVGLARIIESQIADPTQFAPKSKYYDPKATADQPRWQTVRVEFLEKFKETLSLPQLKAMFSPEEFAVVKKGNRLSVMPVIPEVAQRILQTSSMMLK; encoded by the coding sequence ATGAATTATTGGCTACTCAAATCTGAACCTAACGATTATAGTATCAACGATCTAGAAAGAGAAAAAACCGTTATTTGGGATGGTGTGCGTAACTATCAAGCTCGAAACTTTCTCCGTGAGATGCAACCTTCTGATGTCGCCTTTTTCTATCATTCTAATGTTAAACCTCCTGCAATTGTTGGTTTAGCTCGTATTATTGAAAGCCAAATTGCTGATCCCACACAATTCGCTCCGAAAAGTAAGTATTATGACCCAAAAGCAACCGCAGATCAGCCGCGTTGGCAAACCGTGAGGGTAGAATTTTTAGAAAAATTTAAGGAAACTCTCTCTTTACCGCAGTTAAAAGCCATGTTCAGCCCCGAAGAATTTGCGGTGGTGAAAAAAGGAAACCGTCTCTCCGTGATGCCAGTAATTCCAGAAGTTGCCCAGCGTATTCTCCAGACCTCCTCGATGATGTTAAAATAA
- a CDS encoding DUF3120 domain-containing protein, giving the protein MFNSFWFPPSISQLGERLPIYARAFLIKQKHWLVFAASGFLVSIPVFAQAPMVREFPVMSLILTLGWIALGWVWFKNPKANIWGDLILGFSWSWLAGSIYWGWFRWEPIIHLPIEAIGLPFAFFALAKGWGQVGNLFYLGSLFGTALTDVYFYLTGLMPHWRELMRVDPALYKPIFQDALVQMQTPWSALCAIVIVSVLSGMGIFGIKQNTLPWWAFSGAVLSTLFVDGLFWVAAKMA; this is encoded by the coding sequence TTGTTTAATAGTTTCTGGTTTCCCCCATCAATTTCACAACTTGGCGAACGTCTCCCCATTTATGCTAGGGCGTTCCTAATCAAACAAAAGCATTGGCTAGTTTTTGCAGCATCGGGTTTTCTGGTGTCCATCCCCGTTTTTGCACAAGCGCCAATGGTGCGAGAGTTTCCTGTGATGAGTTTAATTCTGACTCTTGGCTGGATTGCCTTGGGTTGGGTTTGGTTTAAAAACCCTAAAGCTAATATTTGGGGAGATTTAATTCTAGGATTTAGTTGGAGTTGGCTTGCTGGCTCAATTTATTGGGGCTGGTTTCGTTGGGAACCCATTATTCATCTTCCGATCGAAGCCATTGGTTTACCCTTTGCTTTCTTCGCCTTAGCGAAAGGATGGGGACAAGTGGGAAACCTCTTCTATCTGGGATCATTATTTGGAACAGCGTTAACAGATGTTTATTTCTATCTAACGGGTTTAATGCCGCATTGGCGGGAACTGATGCGTGTTGATCCTGCTTTGTATAAACCAATTTTTCAAGATGCGCTGGTACAAATGCAAACGCCCTGGAGTGCGCTGTGCGCGATCGTTATTGTCAGTGTTCTTTCAGGAATGGGAATTTTCGGCATCAAACAGAATACCCTACCCTGGTGGGCGTTTAGTGGCGCGGTTTTAAGTACCCTTTTCGTCGATGGTTTATTCTGGGTGGCGGCGAAAATGGCTTAA
- a CDS encoding MOSC domain-containing protein, whose amino-acid sequence MKDGRIEAIWIKRFKRGPMDAVPEATMIKGRGLVGNADQGTRRQVTIIDAAVWEQVMAELGVEIDPSQRRANLMLRGVDLAYSRKRILQLGDCRVRIFNETKPCERMDEVKSGLQKALYDHWRGGAFGVVIDGGVLRVGDLARWES is encoded by the coding sequence ATGAAAGACGGACGCATTGAAGCAATCTGGATCAAGCGCTTTAAACGCGGTCCGATGGATGCTGTACCAGAAGCCACAATGATTAAAGGACGAGGCTTAGTGGGAAATGCGGATCAAGGAACACGGCGACAAGTGACCATCATTGATGCGGCGGTGTGGGAACAAGTGATGGCGGAATTAGGTGTCGAAATTGATCCCTCGCAACGGCGGGCTAATTTGATGTTACGGGGTGTGGATTTAGCTTATAGTCGTAAACGCATCTTACAACTTGGAGACTGTCGGGTTAGGATTTTTAACGAAACGAAACCCTGTGAGCGCATGGATGAGGTGAAATCAGGGTTACAAAAGGCACTTTATGACCATTGGCGCGGCGGAGCTTTTGGGGTGGTGATTGATGGGGGAGTTTTGCGAGTGGGAGACTTAGCCAGATGGGAATCTTGA
- a CDS encoding type II toxin-antitoxin system Phd/YefM family antitoxin: MLEPINYTQTRDNLGKILDEVVENGKVYAISRRGEQQAVLMSVEDYSSLMTTLHLLRSRKNASRLFDALEASENNPTKKASSLLSENLLF, translated from the coding sequence ATGTTAGAACCGATAAACTACACCCAGACCCGTGACAACCTTGGTAAAATTCTTGATGAAGTGGTAGAGAATGGAAAGGTTTACGCCATTTCTCGGAGAGGAGAACAACAAGCGGTGTTAATGTCCGTAGAAGATTATTCTAGCTTGATGACTACCCTTCATCTGCTGCGATCGCGCAAAAACGCATCACGATTATTCGACGCGCTGGAGGCTTCAGAAAACAACCCCACAAAAAAAGCAAGTTCTCTGTTGTCAGAAAACCTGCTCTTTTAA
- a CDS encoding FKBP-type peptidyl-prolyl cis-trans isomerase yields the protein MVQAKSGDTVKVHYKGKLADGTVFDSSEGRDPLEFAIGEGQIIPGFEQAVIGMAPGESKTAEIPSEEAYGPHRPEMVLEVDREQIPEDIEVETGQQLQVQHPSGQQIPVVVTGVAESKVTLDANHPLAGQDLTFDIELVKVGG from the coding sequence ATGGTACAAGCAAAATCGGGCGATACCGTCAAAGTTCATTACAAAGGGAAATTAGCAGATGGCACTGTGTTTGATTCTTCAGAGGGTCGTGATCCGCTAGAATTTGCCATTGGGGAAGGTCAAATTATCCCTGGTTTTGAACAAGCTGTCATTGGTATGGCTCCAGGTGAGTCCAAAACTGCGGAAATCCCCTCCGAGGAAGCATACGGGCCCCATCGTCCAGAAATGGTCTTGGAAGTTGACCGTGAGCAAATTCCCGAAGACATTGAAGTAGAAACCGGTCAACAGTTACAAGTTCAACATCCCAGTGGACAACAAATTCCAGTGGTGGTTACGGGAGTTGCTGAGTCGAAAGTGACTCTGGATGCAAATCATCCCTTAGCTGGTCAAGACTTAACGTTTGATATTGAGCTTGTCAAAGTGGGAGGATAA
- the rpsU gene encoding 30S ribosomal protein S21 — MTKVVLNNNEQIESALRRFKRKVSQAGIFADMKKNRHFETPAQKRKRKEINRHRERRRFRNRRNKK; from the coding sequence ATGACGAAAGTAGTTCTCAATAATAATGAGCAGATCGAGTCGGCACTGCGTCGCTTTAAACGAAAAGTTTCTCAAGCCGGAATCTTTGCCGATATGAAGAAAAATCGGCATTTTGAAACCCCTGCTCAGAAGCGCAAACGGAAAGAAATCAATCGACACCGAGAACGTCGTAGATTTCGCAATCGTAGAAATAAGAAGTAA
- a CDS encoding alpha/beta fold hydrolase translates to MPSIEISRVAHTYDFLPARSPANAPVLVLIHGWLMSRQYWQPIVEELASDYSCLCYDLRGFGDSCKTNPDRAAYSLNSYAQDLISLLEKLDIKEAWLVGHSLGGSIALWGAKSCSERVRGVICLNAGGGVYLKEEFDRFRQAGQQLIKYRPQWLPYVPLIDFLFARAMVATPLPRRWGRQRVIDFVKADAVAAVGSLLESTTEAEVHQLPQLVSQLQQPVYFIAGEKDLIMEPKYVGHLASFHYLFQCRGDNLIEISNCGHLSMVEQPQEVSQILKDILAKNQ, encoded by the coding sequence ATGCCCTCAATTGAAATTTCTCGTGTCGCTCACACCTATGATTTTCTTCCCGCTCGCTCTCCAGCTAATGCTCCTGTTTTAGTGTTGATCCATGGTTGGTTAATGAGCCGTCAATATTGGCAACCGATCGTCGAGGAACTTGCTTCTGATTATTCCTGTCTGTGTTACGACTTGCGAGGGTTTGGTGACTCCTGTAAAACCAACCCCGATCGAGCCGCTTATAGCTTAAACAGCTACGCTCAAGACCTCATCAGTTTACTAGAGAAACTAGACATTAAAGAGGCTTGGTTAGTGGGACATTCTTTAGGAGGGAGTATTGCGCTTTGGGGAGCAAAATCCTGCTCGGAAAGAGTGCGAGGAGTGATTTGTCTCAATGCGGGAGGCGGGGTTTATCTAAAAGAAGAGTTCGATCGATTTCGCCAAGCGGGACAGCAACTCATCAAATATAGACCGCAATGGCTGCCCTATGTTCCTTTGATTGACTTCCTTTTTGCCAGAGCAATGGTCGCCACGCCTCTCCCTCGACGTTGGGGTCGCCAACGGGTGATCGATTTTGTTAAAGCTGATGCCGTCGCAGCAGTGGGATCACTGTTAGAGTCAACCACAGAAGCGGAAGTGCATCAACTTCCCCAGTTAGTGTCACAACTACAACAACCCGTTTATTTTATTGCTGGAGAAAAAGATTTAATTATGGAACCGAAATATGTGGGACACTTAGCCAGTTTTCATTATCTTTTTCAATGTCGAGGGGATAATCTTATTGAAATTTCTAACTGTGGTCATCTTTCGATGGTAGAGCAACCGCAGGAAGTCAGTCAAATTCTCAAAGACATTTTAGCCAAGAATCAATAA
- a CDS encoding GNAT family N-acetyltransferase, with product MAFWKGLFNNSSNAIAPSSTSSKEEVLLKKGETQPETKILFSTTRSIDLYELEELCDAVGWSRRPLRKVRKAMQHSFLVVSMWEEKGASRRLIGFARATSDHAFNATIWDVVVHPRSQGKGLGKALINYLIKCLRQEDISNITLFADAEVVQFYNRLGFVPDPEGIKGMFWYPD from the coding sequence ATGGCATTTTGGAAAGGTTTATTTAATAATAGCTCAAACGCGATCGCGCCTTCATCAACTTCATCAAAGGAAGAAGTTTTGCTTAAAAAAGGTGAGACGCAACCAGAAACAAAAATTCTTTTTAGTACCACGCGCTCAATTGATCTTTATGAGCTAGAAGAGTTGTGTGATGCGGTTGGTTGGTCTCGCCGTCCTTTGCGAAAAGTTCGTAAAGCGATGCAACATAGCTTTTTAGTGGTGTCGATGTGGGAAGAAAAAGGCGCAAGTAGGCGTTTAATTGGTTTCGCACGAGCCACCTCGGATCATGCGTTTAATGCAACGATTTGGGATGTTGTGGTTCATCCTCGATCGCAAGGGAAAGGTTTAGGAAAAGCTCTGATCAATTATCTGATTAAATGCCTCCGTCAAGAAGATATTAGCAACATTACTCTTTTTGCTGATGCCGAAGTTGTCCAATTTTACAATCGTCTTGGCTTTGTTCCTGATCCAGAAGGGATTAAAGGGATGTTCTGGTATCCAGATTGA